A window of Nonomuraea angiospora genomic DNA:
GGCGCGGCCGAGGCCGAGGTCGATCCGTCCCGGGTGGAGCGCGGCCAGCGTGCCGAACTGCTCGGCCACCACGATCGGAGCGTGGTTGGGCAGCAGGACCCCGCCCGCGCCGACGCGCAGGTGCCGGGTGGCGTCGGCGAGGTGGCCGATGAGGACGGCGGGGGCGGAGCACGATCGGTGAGGTGTCCAGCACCGAAATGCGTACGTCAGCCTGCCGGCACCCGCTCATGCTCGTCCTCTCCGGTCACGCCACAGCCGTTCCATTCCAGCGCAGCCCCGGACCTGCGGCGGGCCGAGTGTCCAGGCTAGGTGGCAGAGGCGTCACCGGTGGGCGGCCGGTCTGCTTGCAGGTTGTCGAGGATCTTGGCGGCGATGTCGGCGAACAGTTCGAGCTCTTCGGGCGTGAGACGGTCGACGAACAGGCGCCGTACCTCCTCGGCGTGACCAGGCACGGCCTTCTTGAGCGCGGCATGACCCTCTGCGGTGAGCACGACGTCTATGCCGCGAGAGCCGCACCGCTCGCGGGCGATCTGGCCCCGCCGCTCCATCCGGGTGAGCTGGTGGTGCATGCGGCTTTTCTCCCAGCCGGCGGCCCGGCCG
This region includes:
- a CDS encoding MarR family winged helix-turn-helix transcriptional regulator, encoding MAQLGLTERELRAWRTSFQMVEMLRTRIEQQLQADGGLSNADYSVLALLSEAPGRRMRAYELGRAAGWEKSRMHHQLTRMERRGQIARERCGSRGIDVVLTAEGHAALKKAVPGHAEEVRRLFVDRLTPEELELFADIAAKILDNLQADRPPTGDASAT